In Zingiber officinale cultivar Zhangliang chromosome 6A, Zo_v1.1, whole genome shotgun sequence, a single genomic region encodes these proteins:
- the LOC121997007 gene encoding pentatricopeptide repeat-containing protein At1g43980, mitochondrial-like isoform X1: MIIAPPSSVIAARSSLSLLSSLIHRSVALGCFPAAQAVHASLIKTCLHRHTILGNRLLDLYSGLGASQSAVAVFHDIPHKNIFTWNILLKALLRDGQVHSAHRLFDEMPERDVVSWNSLISGYASAGFIDKAFGILSRMQELGVKASSFTLSIAASCATSALQAKLVHSLVVRFGLGCSNVVLGNSLIDMYGRLDLVGYASHVFHAMDEVDLISWNSIISAYSKSGCSTEALEHFHAMWISGFSADEFTASCILNVCADLMDLAKGEQLLAHCFKAGFLSNSIVSSAVIYMYSMCGRLDKAVQVFQEMPRWDSALCNSILASYFYTGLEDEALTLFVVALRKDVKPTEFTFATVLNSRLCCSSIELGTQIHCWVCKTGFDSDMITANSLLDMYAKLGLFEDALNIFYAMASKDLVAWNTVIMGLGKNGQGLQALRIFREMQKSDMEPDKITLIGILLACSYTGMVDEGKRVFSSMEKKYGVTRDLEHYACLVEMMGHAGRLKEAMDIIETSPHNLNLSLWSLLLEACWIHNDLAFSEIIAEKLLQSRACSSLPYLVLTQIYTISGKWESVARVQKMMRERGLKKVKGHSWICIRNYIHVFEPNQIFHRKGEAIYSILGLLDWVMEVEEHVHEKFILLEHN; this comes from the coding sequence ATGATCATTGCTCCTCCCTCTTCTGTAATCGCTGCAAGATCCAGCCTTTCGCTCTTATCCAGTCTCATCCACCGCAGTGTCGCCCTAGGCTGCTTCCCCGCTGCCCAGGCCGTCCATGCTAGCCTCATTAAGACCTGCCTCCACCGCCACACCATCCTTGGGAACCGCCTTCTCGATCTCTACTCTGGCCTCGGGGCCTCCCAATCGGCTGTCGCAGTATTCCACGACATTCCCCATAAGAACATCTTCACCTGGAATATTCTCCTCAAGGCGCTTCTTAGAGATGGCCAAGTTCACTCTGCACACCGACTGTTCGACGAAATGCCCGAACGAGATGTGGTGAGTTGGAACTCACTGATTTCAGGCTATGCCTCTGCTGGCTTCATCGATAAGGCGTTTGGAATTCTTTCCCGGATGCAGGAGCTCGGTGTTAAAGCTAGTTCTTTCACGTTGTCTATTGCTGCTTCCTGTGCCACTTCTGCTCTTCAAGCCAAGCTAGTGCACAGCTTGGTTGTCCGCTTTGGATTGGGTTGCTCAAATGTCGTGCTTGGAAACTCACTAATTGATATGTATGGAAGATTAGACCTTGTGGGCTATGCTAGCCATGTTTTTCATGCCATGGATGAGGTAGATCTCATCTCTTGGAACTCGATTATCTCAGCATATAGTAAGTCAGGTTGTAGCACTGAAGCATTGGAGCACTTTCATGCAATGTGGATCTCTGGGTTTTCCGCTGATGAATTCACTGCATCATGCATACTTAACGTCTGTGCCGACCTTATGGACTTAGCTAAGGGTGAGCAACTCTTGGCCCATTGCTTCAAGGCGGGATTCCTTTCCAATTCTATAGTTTCTAGCGCTGTTATTTACATGTATTCCATGTGTGGCAGATTGGATAAAGCTGTTCAGGTCTTCCAAGAAATGCCAAGATGGGATTCAGCACTCTGCAACTCAATTCTGGCTAGTTATTTTTATACCGGACTAGAGGATGAAGCTTTGACGCTTTTTGTGGTAGCATTGAGGAAGGACGTCAAGCCGACAGAGTTCACCTTTGCTACCGTTCTCAACTCAAGGCTCTGTTGCTCCTCAATTGAGCTTGGCACACAAATTCACTGCTGGGTTTGTAAAACCGGCTTCGATTCTGATATGATTACCGCAAATTCTCTGCTCGATATGTATGCGAAATTGGGATTGTTCGAGGATGCTCTAAATATTTTCTATGCAATGGCTTCCAAAGACTTGGTTGCTTGGAATACAGTGATCATGGGATTGGGTAAAAATGGGCAAGGTCTACAAGCTCTAAGAATTTTCAGAGAAATGCAAAAGAGTGACATGGAGCCTGATAAAATAACTCTGATTGGTATTCTATTAGCGTGTAGCTATACCGGCATGGTCGATGAAGGAAAGAGAGTATTTTCATCCATGGAGAAGAAATACGGTGTGACGAGGGATCTAGAGCATTATGCTTGTCTAGTGGAAATGATGGGGCACGCTGGAAGGCTGAAAGAAGCAATGGATATTATCGAGACTTCACCTCACAACCTTAACCTGTCATTGTGGAGTTTACTTCTCGAAGCTTGTTGGATTCATAACGACTTGGCATTCTCTGAGATAATTGCAGAGAAGCTGCTGCAATCGAGGGCTTGCTCCTCTCTCCCTTACTTGGTGCTGACTCAGATCTATACGATAAGTGGCAAATGGGAGAGCGTGGCTCGAGTGCAGAAGATGATGCGAGAGAGGGGTCTGAAGAAGGTTAAGGGCCATAGCTGGATTTGCATCAGAAATTATATCCATGTATTTGAGCCTAACCAAATATTCCACCGCAAAGGGGAAGCTATCTATTCAATATTAGGCCTTCTGGACTGGGTGATGGAGGTTGAAGAGCATGTTCATGAGAAATTTATATTACTCGAGCATAACTGA
- the LOC121997006 gene encoding protein ROLLING AND ERECT LEAF 2-like, with protein sequence MGCGSSKAEEPPLVVLCRERRELIRAAVEHRFALAAAHAAYFRALGRVGDALHRFVQEELVAAPASPVLTLPPSEGKGKAKAEIERSDREIAGGGAVGASASTFASLSHPHPHSHSDDSHLHLPSDTELDEIAGKSSELDVGGEDSSRSSSQYPYYGAPIPNYYYMKKTSTFSATTVYQNPYPQWTDTAYVGYGYEYGYSYPSYGAPTESLQPLPDQDQNFYGQSQTVREDKPADPPPPPPHEGSAWDFFNPFNSYEQMIPGYFQGGGSSASSPNSSEVREKEGIPDLEEETEQESIKAGDLTKRKLKKKDTGSRVSSERSSSRSSNVSSMEQEANLNNDTVSSKAKEENQGIAQASKVEGDEKEVFTKNRNVSFADETSPITEDSRSDALFIHGSRDLMDVVKDIKEQFESAARCSKEVSEMLEVGKLKYRSRNRILRVILSRMLDPVILPIQTQSQSSSTNSKHLTAARSRTTKNANLEGDFDPGKLSSTLDKLYVWEKKLHKIVQEEERLRIIYEREWNQLKALDENGAESSQVNSTRDLIRNLLTKLSIVIRSASHISKRIHKLRDEELRPQLIELIQGLVKMWRYVLDCHHKQFQAIMESRSHDLVARTGSSVTKATIELEAELLNWCSCFTDWISAQGTYLESLNGWLLKWIHQEREETPDGVAPFSPSRIGAPDAVIITNDWHHIVGVSVDEVIVSMRTFAVNVHKLWETQNEEQQQKLRAENLSKDFARRVKSLQKENGLSEQENELDKTVLPISNEALGHDNTMSLDAIKRRLDEETARHEETIKQVQQATASNLRMGLGPIFQALENFSLETLKRYQRVRISDD encoded by the exons ATGGGGTGCGGGAGCTCCAAGGCGGAGGAACCGCCACTGGTCGTGCTGTGCCGGGAGCGGCGAGAGCTCATACGGGCGGCGGTCGAGCACAGGTTCGCGCTTGCGGCGGCGCACGCTGCTTACTTCCGCGCGCTCGGCCGCGTCGGGGACGCGCTGCACCGGTTCGTGCAAGAGGAGCTCGTGGCGGCGCCGGCGTCCCCCGTTCTGACACTGCCGCCCTCTGAAGGTAAGGGTAAGGCGAAGGCTGAGATCGAGAGGTCGGACAGGGAGATTGCCGGTGGCGGTGCGGTGGGTGCTTCGGCTTCTACTTTCGCTTCGCTTTCGCATCCGCATCCGCACTCGCATTCTGACGATTCTCATTTGCACCTGCCTTCCGACACCGAACTTGATGAAATTGCCGGAAAAAGTAGCGAACTCGATGTAGGCGGCGAAGATTCATCGCGTTCTTCTTCTCAATATCCGTATTACGGTGCTCCCATCCCTAATTACTACTATATGAAGAAGACCTCCACGTTCTCGGCTACCACGGTCTATCAGAATCCCTATCCGCAATGGACCGATACTGCTTATGTAGGATATGGTTACGAGTATGGATACAGCTATCCAAGTTATGGTGCTCCAACAGAGTCATTGCAGCCCCTGCCTGATCAAGATCAGAACTTTTATGGTCAGAGCCAAACTGTGAGGGAAGATAAACCTGCTGATCCACCTCCACCGCCGCCGCATGAAGGATCAGCTTGGGACTTCTTTAACCCTTTCAATTCGTATGAGCAGATGATACCTGGGTACTTTCAGGGTGGGGGATCGTCGGCCAGCAGTCCTAACTCAAGCGAGGTAAGGGAGAAGGAAGGCATTCCAGATTTGGAAGAGGAAACAGAGCAGGAGTCCATTAAGGCAGGGGACTTGACTAAGAGGAAGTTGAAGAAAAAGGATACAGGTTCCAGAGTCTCGAGCGAGAGAAGTTCCAGCAGGAGCTCGAATGTGTCTTCAATGGAACAAGAAGCCAATCTGAACAATGATACGGTTTCTTCAAAGGCAAAAGAAGAGAATCAGGGTATTGCTCAGGCTAGTAAAGTCGAAGGCGATGAGAAGGAAGTTTTTACAAAGAATAGAAACGTGAGTTTTGCTGATGAAACATCACCTATCACTGAAGACAGCAGGTCTGATGCCCTATTCATACATGGTTCGAGGGATTTAATGGACGTTGTGAAGGATATCAAAGAACAATTTGAATCAGCAGCCCGCTGCAGTAAGGAGGTCTCTGAGATGCTTGAGGTAGGCAAGCTAAAGTATAGATCAAGGAACAGGATTTTGAGAG TGATCCTGTCTAGGATGTTGGATCCTGTCATTTTGCCTATTCAGACACAGTCACAGTCTTCATCGACCAATTCAAAACATTTAACTGCTGCAAGATCACGGACAACAAAAAACGCTAATCTGGAGGGTGACTTTGATCCTGGCAAACTTTCATCAACACTGGACAAATTATATGTATGGGAGAAAAAACTTCATAAGATCGTTCAG GAAGAAGAAAGACTGCGAATCATCTATGAAAGGGAGTGGAACCAACTCAAAGCTCTGGACGAAAATGGTGCAGAGTCTTCACAGGTCAATTCCACCCGGGACTTAATAAGAAACCTACTTACGAAGTTAAGTATCGTAATTAGATCTGCCAGTCACATTTCAAAGAGGATACACAAGTTAAGAGATGAAGAATTGCGGCCCCAACTGATTGAGCTAATCCAAGG ATTGGTCAAAATGTGGAGGTATGTACTTGATTGCCATCACAAGCAGTTTCAAGCCATCATGGAAAGCAGAAGTCATGATCTCGTTGCCAGGACAGGTAGCTCTGTGACTAAAGCCACCATAGAATTGGAAGCTGAACTCCTGAATTGGTGTTCCTGTTTCACTGATTGGATTAGTGCTCAAGGGACCTATCTTGAATCCTTGAATGGTTGGTTGCTGAAATGGATTCACCAGGAAAGGGAAGAGACACCCGATGGGGTTGCACCATTCTCCCCGAGCAGGATCGGTGCCCCTGATGCTGTTATAATCACAAATGATTGGCATCACATAGTAGGTGTATCTGTGGACGAAGTGATTGTTTCAATGCGAACTTTTGCAGTAAATGTACACAAGCTATGGGAGACACAAAATGAGGAGCAACAGCAGAAGTTGAGGGCCGAAAATTTGTCCAAAGATTTTGCAAGAAGAGTTAAGTCACTTCAAAAAGAAAATGGACTAAGCGAGCAGGAAAATGAGCTAGATAAAACAGTGTTACCTATTTCGAATGAGGCTTTAGGTCACGATAACACAATGTCCTTGGATGCTATAAAGAGAAGATTGGATGAAGAGACAGCCAGACATGAAGAAACCATAAAACAAGTGCAACAAGCAACAGCAAGTAACTTAAGGATGGGGTTAGGTCCAATATTTCAAGCGCTGGAGAATTTTTCCTTGGAGACACTGAAGAGGTATCAGAGAGTTAGAATCTCAGATGATTAG
- the LOC121997007 gene encoding pentatricopeptide repeat-containing protein At1g43980, mitochondrial-like isoform X2: MIIAPPSSVIAARSSLSLLSSLIHRSVALGCFPAAQAVHASLIKTCLHRHTILGNRLLDLYSGLGASQSAVAVFHDIPHKNIFTWNILLKALLRDGQVHSAHRLFDEMPERDVELGVKASSFTLSIAASCATSALQAKLVHSLVVRFGLGCSNVVLGNSLIDMYGRLDLVGYASHVFHAMDEVDLISWNSIISAYSKSGCSTEALEHFHAMWISGFSADEFTASCILNVCADLMDLAKGEQLLAHCFKAGFLSNSIVSSAVIYMYSMCGRLDKAVQVFQEMPRWDSALCNSILASYFYTGLEDEALTLFVVALRKDVKPTEFTFATVLNSRLCCSSIELGTQIHCWVCKTGFDSDMITANSLLDMYAKLGLFEDALNIFYAMASKDLVAWNTVIMGLGKNGQGLQALRIFREMQKSDMEPDKITLIGILLACSYTGMVDEGKRVFSSMEKKYGVTRDLEHYACLVEMMGHAGRLKEAMDIIETSPHNLNLSLWSLLLEACWIHNDLAFSEIIAEKLLQSRACSSLPYLVLTQIYTISGKWESVARVQKMMRERGLKKVKGHSWICIRNYIHVFEPNQIFHRKGEAIYSILGLLDWVMEVEEHVHEKFILLEHN; this comes from the exons ATGATCATTGCTCCTCCCTCTTCTGTAATCGCTGCAAGATCCAGCCTTTCGCTCTTATCCAGTCTCATCCACCGCAGTGTCGCCCTAGGCTGCTTCCCCGCTGCCCAGGCCGTCCATGCTAGCCTCATTAAGACCTGCCTCCACCGCCACACCATCCTTGGGAACCGCCTTCTCGATCTCTACTCTGGCCTCGGGGCCTCCCAATCGGCTGTCGCAGTATTCCACGACATTCCCCATAAGAACATCTTCACCTGGAATATTCTCCTCAAGGCGCTTCTTAGAGATGGCCAAGTTCACTCTGCACACCGACTGTTCGACGAAATGCCCGAACGAGATGTG GAGCTCGGTGTTAAAGCTAGTTCTTTCACGTTGTCTATTGCTGCTTCCTGTGCCACTTCTGCTCTTCAAGCCAAGCTAGTGCACAGCTTGGTTGTCCGCTTTGGATTGGGTTGCTCAAATGTCGTGCTTGGAAACTCACTAATTGATATGTATGGAAGATTAGACCTTGTGGGCTATGCTAGCCATGTTTTTCATGCCATGGATGAGGTAGATCTCATCTCTTGGAACTCGATTATCTCAGCATATAGTAAGTCAGGTTGTAGCACTGAAGCATTGGAGCACTTTCATGCAATGTGGATCTCTGGGTTTTCCGCTGATGAATTCACTGCATCATGCATACTTAACGTCTGTGCCGACCTTATGGACTTAGCTAAGGGTGAGCAACTCTTGGCCCATTGCTTCAAGGCGGGATTCCTTTCCAATTCTATAGTTTCTAGCGCTGTTATTTACATGTATTCCATGTGTGGCAGATTGGATAAAGCTGTTCAGGTCTTCCAAGAAATGCCAAGATGGGATTCAGCACTCTGCAACTCAATTCTGGCTAGTTATTTTTATACCGGACTAGAGGATGAAGCTTTGACGCTTTTTGTGGTAGCATTGAGGAAGGACGTCAAGCCGACAGAGTTCACCTTTGCTACCGTTCTCAACTCAAGGCTCTGTTGCTCCTCAATTGAGCTTGGCACACAAATTCACTGCTGGGTTTGTAAAACCGGCTTCGATTCTGATATGATTACCGCAAATTCTCTGCTCGATATGTATGCGAAATTGGGATTGTTCGAGGATGCTCTAAATATTTTCTATGCAATGGCTTCCAAAGACTTGGTTGCTTGGAATACAGTGATCATGGGATTGGGTAAAAATGGGCAAGGTCTACAAGCTCTAAGAATTTTCAGAGAAATGCAAAAGAGTGACATGGAGCCTGATAAAATAACTCTGATTGGTATTCTATTAGCGTGTAGCTATACCGGCATGGTCGATGAAGGAAAGAGAGTATTTTCATCCATGGAGAAGAAATACGGTGTGACGAGGGATCTAGAGCATTATGCTTGTCTAGTGGAAATGATGGGGCACGCTGGAAGGCTGAAAGAAGCAATGGATATTATCGAGACTTCACCTCACAACCTTAACCTGTCATTGTGGAGTTTACTTCTCGAAGCTTGTTGGATTCATAACGACTTGGCATTCTCTGAGATAATTGCAGAGAAGCTGCTGCAATCGAGGGCTTGCTCCTCTCTCCCTTACTTGGTGCTGACTCAGATCTATACGATAAGTGGCAAATGGGAGAGCGTGGCTCGAGTGCAGAAGATGATGCGAGAGAGGGGTCTGAAGAAGGTTAAGGGCCATAGCTGGATTTGCATCAGAAATTATATCCATGTATTTGAGCCTAACCAAATATTCCACCGCAAAGGGGAAGCTATCTATTCAATATTAGGCCTTCTGGACTGGGTGATGGAGGTTGAAGAGCATGTTCATGAGAAATTTATATTACTCGAGCATAACTGA